Genomic segment of Hydra vulgaris chromosome 11, alternate assembly HydraT2T_AEP:
aaaacttgtttttaaattagctttttttttgttaaaaatatctaacattctttacataaaaacttTTCCAATTGTCAAAGTCTTAGAAAGTAAGTTTTTGATTTCAATATTTGTTAACTCACAAGTTTGTAATATTAATCTGAAGAAagtacactatatatatatattcaacttttttgcATTTCACTTGTTTTTGGTTTTGCTTTGGTTTATAgccaaaaaaaagtcttttcacCCGttcgtaaaaaaaatttagaagctTCATATATGAGTTTTAAAGCTctttctactaattttaaattgtttggcAGATCAGTAAGAGAGAGATAATTACCAGTTTGAATAGCTTGTAGTAACTCATTTGAAGAAAGAAAAACTCAAAGGCTCAACCTTTGTTGTAGAAACCTTAAGTCGGTTAAAGTCAATTAATTCCAAGCATCAGCTTTGAAAAGCAAGGGTTTAACTTCcataactttgattttaacttgaaatttgAATCAATTTTCCTGAATACCTAATTTGTAGGATTTGATTAAGAGCACAATCAATTACAACTTCATCATCTAGTAACATAgcataaagaaaattttcttcacAGCATAAGTGAAAATTACCTTGAAGATTCATCAATACATTATTTTGAACTCTGTTATCTCCTGTTTGTtgataaattgtattattttataaagaaaccttttttaaagaatactttttaggttaattgttttttccatttatttcaGATATAACATAGAGAATTGGTACCCAAGACTGGTGGAGCAAACAACCTACTAATCCTAACTTTACAAACAAACCATCATCCTTACCAGCGCCAGAACATGTGTTGCCTGGAAATATTGCTTATAGAACAACTGCTGAACAGAACATGTTATGACgagaaaaaagattattttcacAAGTAAAAGTGAGACGATGTTTATATTTGGTGGTTTGACACAAGGCAGGTTTGACACTGTTTGACACCCCATTACTCTTGTATTTCATTTTGaacaaaatgaacaaaatttattttttcatttcataaaCTAAcgaatttttgtctttttttctatCTACATCAATTACTTTTAGTTGTAAAACTTCTTGACGGTGCATAGTATCAATTGAATTAGCAACTcttgtttttcataaaataccCTATATTCAGTTATTACgtagtcaatttttttttttagttttcaatttaCCTCCCCAAAGCTATGAAGATCATTGCAGTTGGCAGTctactttagttgtggttacaaccctctctcaactctataactccaaaaaaacGAATCTTGAAGAACAAGGCCGCTGTGTAGAAGAACAAGTTGAGTACTATCAGGGACGTGGTtgggattgaactcggaactTATCGCTTATAaggcgagcgctctaccactacttTACCACCGCATTAATTAACGCAGTCGTTCGCATTACTAACTTCATATCATATAGAACTACTACTACTTTATTAACTATTAGCTCTTCAAACTAGTCACTTTCAGCTGTATCTAAAGTTAAGGATTCAacactaaaaattttatctgaATCAACTTCTGATGTTGTTTGAAGATTTTTCTGTCTAATTTGCGTTAAAGTAGCCTCTTTTTTCTCtctaataaacatttttacaaccCTTGTTGCCACTGCTTGGTCCACACTACCTGAACTCCAACTTCTTTTTTGTCCTATCTTGCATCATTTGTCCTTTAAATATTCCCTTACCATAACAGGGACCTAAAACAAGTAAggtattataaaattgaaagtgttttaatttaaagtgaCAAGTCGATGAAATATAAAGTCTCGATCAAATGATTAGAGATAAGCAGTTaatgctctttttttttacttaatctaCCATTTTTGTGAAGTGTATTTGTAAATGCATAATGAtactggtaaaaaaaattgcatgtATTACTTTTTGACTTTTCTCACAGAAACAAACTATGTTTCATTGTGCGCTCACTTTTCTCGACATCAAGCTTGGCtaaatgtttattgttttactatcaagttaaaatcattttaaaaagagttGTTGCAAAGGCTTTTGCAAACCTTAGaaggtggtggtggtggtgagGGCAGGGGGTTTGGGGAAGTTTGAATAGGGTACTGGATTTCtaactacatatataaaattcttatcacttaacattcaaaaaaattgttttaaattgtattcacctatttttacaattattaataatgGGAATATCACACCGACAAGCAGACAGACCAAACACATTTCTTGTTCTTTTCTAACCAACTTATACTGGGTATATGGACACTGCttgaaatgttttgaaaatttcatttttcaatagGTTATCATTTATCAAAGGTTAAAAAAACTGACTTTTGTCACGTCAATTTTCAAGTCCAAAGTTAATTTCTGCTCGTAAAATAAATCTTTCTCAAACTTGTAACTATATTGAATGAGCTGTTTGGCGAATCGCTCATGTGTAAATTATAGGGTTTTCTACTAAACATTTTctactaaataattattttattaaagtttttgtaagTCTTCTAAGCTTTTTTGAGCTCATGTTGATATCACAATatgagtttattatttaattaaaaaataaagtgagAACCTttcatttagtttatatttaattaattaaaatgtatttggaaatttaaacatgttataaacaaataataatgttataattCCACATAGAAACACTATATAAGCAACTCATAATGTATTATTGAGTTATTAGactaattattaattagttaCCAGTCCAAATGTTTCAAAGTCCTAAAGCATAATATTAGCagataataactttatttatccaATTAAAAGCATGATACaactattaatgttatataatacATAACAGCTGcacgatataaaaaaaaaacagcgaatgaataacatccaatatataataagcaaaataatttttttaagtgtttacaTATTATGTATACACTTAATAACAATTAGTCTACGTATTAGTTAactaatatctaaatatttatataatatttatcaaatttgatagataattttttatcaactatTAGGCGCAGTTGTTTActgtaaatttttcaatatcaCAACTTTTAAACCAGCGCACATTTGGCCAGAATGATCAATTTTgagacaaaattaataactaatttaatagtAGTGCTGCATTCACTATTATTGGCATGAGTTCCAATATAAGGTTTGAGCTTCTTATGATAgcgttatttttatttagttgctatggataccttttTTTTGCATAGCAATAACCTCCTTTTTTtggttttggattttttatgtGTGCTATATACACTAAGTTTGGCATGAGCACCAGTGTAGGGTCTGCGCCTCTtattaaggtattttttttttatttggttgctatggatacctattTTGATGTAGCATTAACCTACTTGTGTCATATATATCAAATTTCGTAAGATTACTAATACGAGGTAtgcactttatattatattttaagtttaatatcaAGTTtgatattaagttattatttgacATGATATGATATTAAGTTTGATATGATATTAAGTTTGGTTGCAATGGATACCTTATTATGCATTGCAACAAGCATTTTAAAGTGACAATCAATTTTATACAAGTTCTTTacttatttactgcaaaaagttactattaaaaaaatagggtTTTTAATGCTCTGGTGTTCCAAATAAATGTATGTgggaactttttaatttatcttaattatAGAATActgacaatttttatttgcaatgcataaatttgaactttaataataatcaaagcAAGAAACCAAAATTTGACATGTAAAAATCCATAAGAACATCAAAACactgttttttaacaattgtagAACACCATCTGGCAAAACCTTCTTCTTAGTACTAACTATTTTTCTTAGTGAAGAACTGACCGGATCACTAGAGAAAAATAATCGCTTAAATAAATCTTCATTACATTTGGTACGGTCACACTTGCGTGTAAAATGCTCACGATGCTTTTCAAAATCTTCATTCAGAGTCTCTATAGTTTTTTCACTTAAGAGCCCAATTGGTAAGGTCATGTAATCAACAACACTAGGAgcataaatttacattttgtaaATGATCTGCGGCATATAGTACCATGGATAGCACTCCACGTAAAACCTAGCTGTATGTGTACATTATTCTCTGAATAAATCTGCATCTAGCTCAAAACCACATGAGATACAAGTCAGAACAACATGGAATATTTTTATAGGTTCAAAATTAAGtcctgttatttaaaaaaataattgttcatTCTGAAAGGCTCATCCGGAGGTGTTGCCATCATTAGATGTTCCTGAGCCGCTAGCCTTCGGCCTATCAACAATCAGTCCCATTTTCTCTTGAAAAGCAagcaaattgaatttttttcttttgcactTTAATTTGTAGCAACATGTTTTGGGGCCTAGGGCGGCACTTGGTATATTGGGcctatatatttacatatatatatatacatatatatatatatatatatatatatatatatatatatatatatatatatatatatatatatatatatatatatatatatatatatatatatatatatatatatatatatatatatatatatatatatatatatatatatatatatatatatataggctacATTAATTAATGCATGTATAACACATTATCTTTCTCCACTTTCTTGAAAAcgtttgtaataaataaaaattagcaagTACCATCTTTATCATTATCTATCAGtttatatgttaatataataatatatccATTAACGCCATTTTATCACTTATAGAAATTCGTTTATGTACACAAATGACTAAAACAttagttttgattatttattttaaatgataatacaATGATCTACAATGTACagtaaaaaaaacagatttagaGCAAAGAGTTACTTCCAGAAAcatattaaaatgcttttttgcgAGCCTTGACTTCTGCAAATCGTTTAACTGAAGTCATCAAAATTCACGTTTTGCAATTTCGTAACTGGTATTATGGCCTAGCCCGTCAAACGAGACTGGCTCATTGTAGAgggaaatttttaattaatttcaattttgaaaaattcctCTCACAAGAAGCCACGGACACACATATAGTTAGAAACAGTTTAAGAGCTTCAGTCACGTTTGGCAACCATTCACGAAAGTCCATTTCGATGATAAACTGAAGCATTTTCAAGGATGTCCATGCAGCTGCAATGTTTAATTTGATGCCAGAAGCCTTCAGATGTCTTCTCAGCCTCTTTACTTCAGGCAGCATTTCTTTCTCCTCTACATCattgaaagtttttgaaagCTGATGGGCATAGGTTATAATTTCTTCATCAGTTGCCTTCAAAAGATTACCTGTGTGTACAACAGCAAACTTTCCATACACAGTGTTCATCGAGGTCAAACGTTTTTCTAATTCACAATTAAAATAGCACGCTTCAATTCTTCCTGTGGAGTTAAACCTGCATCTTTAGCAATTTCTCCTTGCATCATCTTTTTTACTCGCTTGCGTTTTCTGCTTTTAATATCAATACCCATTTCAGCACAAGTCTGGGTCGCATATTCTACAGCATTATGGACCAGAACTTCTCGACTCTCCACTAAAAAGGTCTTTAAGTTTTTCAGCTTCACAACACACTTTACCTAGCTAATACCTtcaatttaaagatatttttgggCATGATTCACCTCGAGTAGAATGTGGTACCACAAATGCAAGAAGCAAAGTGAATTGAAATTACAAATGTTTGTCATCAACACCTCCGCTGCTCCTCTCGTATCTAGGTTTTCAGAAGCATCACAAAGCTTTTCCACAGCCTTAACTGACTTTTcgtaatttttaaagattggtTTCATGGCATCATGATGAGCACTCCGCCTGGTATCATTAAGTCTTTTCACTGTCACTCCAACGGTTTCTTTTAAGACCTCCCATCTATGTGTTGAACATGAAAAAAACGTGTAAACACTTTCCAAAGTTCCAAAAAATGTGACACAAACAGAAACACTACCAAAAGCATGTACGCCACATAAACTAGGCGAATGGTTAGTACAAggcacaaatattgcttttgaattaaattctttaattctGGTTTGTACTCCTGTATGAATGCCAGACATTGTCGTGGCATTACCGTATCCTTGGCTTCGACAAAGCTTTAAATCCAAGCCAATCTTTTCAAGAGATTGAACAATTTCCTGTATTATGGAGTCTACCTTTTTCCCACGTAGAGGAATAAAACCTAGAAATGATTCTTTCACTTCCACGTTCCTGTTGTCAATTTTTACATACCTTATGACCTGACTCATTTGTTCAGTGTTGTATATATCTGGCGTGCTGTCAAACAATATGCCATAGAATTTAGCTTTCTTGATTTCACAGATTAATTCTTGTTTTACAGCATCGCCTAAAAGAGATATAAACTCATTTTGCATTGCAGGCGATAAATAAGAAACTGAAATCAATCCTGATTCCAATGATTGCTAAAGCTGTAAGCCGTGCTCCTTAAAAACAGGGTCATAGTTTGAAAGGAGGCTGACAAGTTCCAAGAAATTACCACGGTTTTCAGAAGCAAAGTCTTCACTGTGGCCTCGAAAAGGCAAATTCTGCTttgctaaaaaaagtgttatatttAAGAGACGATGCAAAATGTCTCTCCATTTCTTCTTCTCTCTTTCCATCACGTCTCGGTGAGCAGCGTCGATGGTTTTTTTTTGGAGAAGCCTTGCTTCAAGTGTTTTCCATTTTTCTAAATTGTTAATATGCAATTCAGATTTTTTGTGATCTGATACTTTAGGATTCAATTTCCACCAACTATTAAATCCTGTGATGAAACTTGATTTGGTCGTTTGATTATCGTTCTTATCAAACAACTTGTAACGAAAGCAAAACAGTGGTTTTTTTTCATGAGAATAGACCATCCATTTCCTCAAAATCTGTTCTCCACTTGGAAGCTTCTTGTTAAACCAGCTTTTTGTCAGCTGTCTAGTTTGACCCTTTGAATTTTCTCCTGGTTTATGAACTGGATCAAATGGCCATTCCAAGTTCTGGTAAATTTCACTGCCTTGTTTTATAACATCGGTTCTGAGATTATCTGGCATTGGAGTGGACCAGTTTCCAACAtcataattttatgttaaatcttCTTATTCGTGTACTGAATTTGCGTCTGATTCAGAACGTATCGAATTGGTTATGTCTTCTTCTACTTGCTTTTTGTATTGTTCTTCTTCTCCTTTGTCTTGTTCTTCATTGCTTGTTTGTTTATTCCGTTGGCCATAGCTTGTACTTGGGCCTTCTAAAGATTCAGGACCCTCCTTTGGCTCTGCTTCATTGTTTGCCTGGGATAGTGcccttttagtaaatttaagtATTGAACCCCACAACCGTTGTAGTTCTTGTTCTttggctttttgtttttttttcttttcccatCCACTGGGATAGCTTCGTTTCATGTTATCAACAGGTCTCTTGACTCTGAAAATAATTGTTCTATTTTAAACAAACCTTCGCGTTATGGGTTAGAAAACGAACCAAACCTAATAAATAAACACTATAAGGCAAAACTGTCAAGTTTTGAATTACATTTTTCGGCTATTTTctcataaaaatttcattataagtAACAGTATAACGATGTTTTCACTTCGCTTGTTAGTAGATATCTATTTAAAGTGAAATGTGCGCatatgaaaatgtaaaatttctgtttttaaaattccattGTTCTATCGTTGTAGGTTTTCAATGGCCTATTGTTCTATTTACGCATCAGAGCTTCGCATGTGTCCACgaataaagttaagtaattCTTATTGtgtgtttaataaagtttttcattggagttatttttttttattattcgtGGTTTTACTTTAGAGACAGGTTGGCAGAGATTGGCTGTCTCCACGGGAGTTGTTTATTCTAGAATTTTCTTAAGTGAATTGTTTGATTGCCTATTATTGCTAATGCTTTAACAAGTATTTTCAGAGCAGCTGTTCAAATGGGGATTTAGATGTTCTTACTGTATATTAATGTGCCTCTAATTTAGTTAGTTGTGTGTTTTCTGTTTTGacgtatattatatttaatatattatttattttatatattatatttattatatttacaactATTATTgtgtttattgttatattatataaattatatcaataatattaatttattaattatattatttgtattaattatatttattatatttattatttttattatatttattaaatttattatgataattatttttgttatatttattatagttattatttttattatatttatattatttattatatttattgtatctattatatttattataattattatatatttttaattattatatttattatatttattaatgttcaCAAATAAGCTAGATATTAATTGGATTTATGAACCATAAGAATAATATGggggatttaaaaaaaatcgatttatattttaatgtttttggaATCTGGGGCCCCCAAGTTGAATGTTATCATGGTCTCGAGCTTAAATTTGTCCATGCCACTTATGGTAATAGCTCCTTCCATGTGGGAAATTCGCTAGGACGAGCAAACGAtatcaaaactaaatgttttcgTACTactgataaaaattattgtttaccAAAATAGGCTAGGCCTACTCATTTTTAAGGtcaaaattagttattaaaaaccaAGTAATTAAATTGACAAAACGGATAGTGTTTAAGGGGGAAGATccctcaaaaaattattttctaaagtgAAGCATTTACaaagttgttatatattttaaataaaactataatagtaaTCAAAAGATTCTATCATAAAATATAGCACCCTGTTGCTATGGTAACCTGGTAACTAAGGAAAAAAGGGAAATTAGCTTCTTCACCCTGGCAAAGATTTCAGTCGATCAGAAAGGCATTAATAGGTAATTTTTTCCCAGTTTATTAATGAAAGATAGATCTACGCAATAAGCAGACAGTTTTTGCTAACAACTTTTCTGTCAGGTGGTAGCCATGTTTAACTCTTGCTACCATTTTAAgcacaaaaattataaacgttttctaattttttttctgtttaaaaaacgtttcaaaaaagttgtctgCTTATTGTATACATCTTTATGAGAGGAAcatatcctgaaaatttcatataaatcGGTCAAGCGGTTTTCAAGATACTTCTGCCGGGAGGTTAAAAACCCGCGTTCTGAGAAAAATGACAAATAAGAGAAAGTTCGGAtgaaaaacattataaattaacagtaataaaagaaatataatataaaacagcATATTGTTGatgatttttaatcataaacaCCAGCCCCATACATACTTCATTCTTTCTGTTCAAATTTGtcagattttttatgtttgcgGCCTCTTAAAATCATTCTTCGTTTCTTGATCgtgtctttgtttttatatactgACAGACTGACTCTTCTCTGGTTCAAGTAATTGCATCCAGAAATGGTATGCTGTCCTGGTATCatacaaagtttttcaaatacaaGGATATTAGACTTTAATCCTATATTAAAGACTCCAAAAGTGTTTGAGAAAAAAGCAAACGAATTAGGTAGTGTAAATACCAGATTCTCATCAGGAAATGGTTATGGTACTGACCCTTTTGAGGGAGTCTCTACCCTGGTATTATGACGTTT
This window contains:
- the LOC136087159 gene encoding zinc finger MYM-type protein 5-like, which produces MPDNLRTDVIKQGSEIYQNLEWPFDPVHKPGENSKGQTRQLTKSWFNKKLPSGEQILRKWMVYSHEKKPLFCFRYKLFDKNDNQTTKSSFITGFNSWWKLNPKVSDHKKSELHINNLEKWKTLEARLLQKKTIDAAHRDVMEREKKKWRDILHRLLNITLFLAKQNLPFRGHSEDFASENRGNFLELVSLLSNYDPVFKEHGLQL